In a genomic window of Pedobacter sp. KBS0701:
- a CDS encoding phosphatase PAP2 family protein encodes MIESIQQFDIELFLKIHRGLSNGFFDWLMPLIRNRFFWSPLYLFIVVFCIRQYKKQGYYIIGMIVFTFAMGDLIASRVVKPWVSRVRPCNDLSLANDIIHRVPCGSGLSFPSAHATNHFAIAVFLICIFYSRWKPILPIGLFWAFIISFAQVYVGVHYPVDVTTGALLGMTIGIICSRIFKKLQPDF; translated from the coding sequence ATGATAGAAAGCATTCAGCAATTTGACATAGAATTGTTTTTGAAAATCCACCGCGGACTTTCAAACGGCTTTTTTGATTGGCTGATGCCGCTAATACGAAACCGCTTCTTTTGGTCGCCACTTTACCTTTTTATTGTTGTTTTTTGCATCAGGCAATATAAAAAGCAAGGTTATTATATCATTGGTATGATAGTGTTCACCTTTGCTATGGGCGATTTAATTGCCTCAAGGGTTGTAAAACCCTGGGTATCGCGTGTGAGGCCTTGCAATGATTTAAGTTTGGCGAACGATATTATCCATCGTGTACCCTGTGGAAGTGGTTTAAGTTTTCCATCGGCGCACGCTACCAATCATTTTGCTATAGCTGTTTTTTTAATCTGCATTTTTTACAGCAGATGGAAACCTATTTTACCCATCGGCCTCTTTTGGGCGTTTATTATCAGTTTTGCACAGGTATATGTTGGCGTTCATTACCCTGTAGATGTAACAACCGGCGCCTTGTTAGGGATGACAATAGGCATTATCTGTTCGAGAATATTTAAAAAATTACAACCTGATTTTTAA